A window from Malania oleifera isolate guangnan ecotype guangnan chromosome 7, ASM2987363v1, whole genome shotgun sequence encodes these proteins:
- the LOC131159252 gene encoding uncharacterized protein LOC131159252 — MASGNMKGFFRQRKGSGGIAKPNPKTSRATSKTKLSTPSHSATLGSDDAQSPSLTSHSSLHPNKCEEKNYGEKEEEVLRQFDMNMTYGPCLGMSRLARWERAHRLGLNPPPQIQTLLESASVRSECLWDGVV, encoded by the exons ATGGCGTCTGGGAACATGAAGGGTTTCTTCCGGCAGAGGAAGGGTAGCGGAGGCATCGCGAAACCAAACCCTAAGACTTCAAGGGCCACTTCCAAGACCAAGCTCTCCACCCCTTCTCACTCTGCTACTTTGGGCTCCGACGACGCCCAATCCCCTTCTCTCACCTCTCATTCTTCTCTCCACCCCAACAAAT GTGAAGAAAAGAACTACGGCgagaaggaggaggaggtgcTGAGGCAATTCGACATGAACATGACGTACGGGCCGTGCCTCGGCATGTCTAGACTCGCTCGCTGGGAGCGCGCCCATCGCCTGGGCTTGAACCCTCCTCCACAGATCCAAACCCTCCTCGAGTCCGCAAGTGTTCGCTCCGAGTGCTTGTGGGACGGCGTCGTTTAG
- the LOC131159251 gene encoding serine/threonine-protein phosphatase 7 long form homolog, with product MLDIKVAQGALVYTMRWTLGKVGKGARAVYVIKKGIIAQGVREGPTRAMQRDRLVDVVCSFILFHTIFFLYIPILMQRCISRIDPGPSDSRVLTMGDHHRASRAWADGHTEPLCCRGGTQFAERWLEADPRIVQLIRDAGFYGIYRIAYIQLDWHLVTSLVERWRPKMHTFNLPHSEATVTLQDVAVLFELPIDGRAVTGRTAGPVEGPTDRQGRLALRTMRERLLGVVPPDIELVGARICMRFLEGDAFHELPAHADVQTIACHARAHLLRLICGVMFLDVSDSYAHLMFLPLLEDFGACYSYSWGSATLAWLYREMCRAAHHSKTQIVGPLRLLQVWVWERFPSFAPTRRGFLQIERGQDGRPVDPLPLAYRWRDDLRASMVALHTLPWYRFELDMHREHEFIWMPYTDEILADMPPAYADRRDLWVARVPLIYFHIIEWYLPDRVMRQFGFRQVILAPFMTSGVDIIGNDLHGMDGRGRGVTDWSSTHAIFVTAWEHRRDYIVRGVAEHSPMRLDDPYFTWYRFITRRFVDRTAAVYLSLADIVIEADQIS from the exons atgctcgacataaaggtcgccCAAGGAGCTctcgtatacacaatgagatggacgctagggaaggtaggaaaaggagcacgtgcagtatatgtcatcaagaagggcataatcgcacaaggtgttCGAGAAGGACCCACTCGGGCGATGCAGCGAGACCGTCTCGTTGATGTCGTATGCAGTTTTATACTATttcacaccattttttttttgtatatacctATTCTGATGCAACGATGCATTTCCAGGATTGATCCAGGGCCGTCTGATTCGAGGGTCTTGACGATGGGCGATCATCACAGGGCCAGCCGAGCGTGGGCTGATGGGCATACGGAGCCCCTGTGCTGCCGAGGGGGCACACAGTTTGCCGAGCGTTGGTTAGAGGCAGACCCCCGCATTGTCCAGCTGATACGCGATGCggggttttatggcatttatcggatTGCTTATATCCAGCTTGATTGGCATCTTGTCACATCATTGGTAGAGCGATGGAGACCCAAGATGCACACGTTCAACCTACCTCATAGCGAGGCCACCGTCACATTACAGGACGTAGCTGTTTTGTTCGAgttgccgattgatgggcgagCTGTCACTGGTCGCACGGCCggaccagtggagggacctacagaccgtcaGGGTCGACTCGCCCTGCGTACTATGCGCGAGCGTTTGTTAGGCGTCGTTCCGCCTGACAtcgagttggttggtgcacgcatctGTATGCGGTTCCTTGAGGGGGATGCGTTTCATGAGCTCCCGGCACATGCAGATGTTCAGAcgatagcatgccacgcacgagcccacttgttgcgtttgatttgtggggtgatGTTCTTGGATGTTTCCGATAGTTATGCGCATCTTATGTTCCTTCCACTTCTTGAGGACTTCGGAGCGTGTTactcgtacagttgggggtctgccactttggcgtggttgtacagggagatgtgtcgcgccgcgcaccactcgaagacacaAATTGTGGGCCCCCTTCGCTTACTCCAGGTTTGGGTttgggagagatttccttcattcgcgcctacgcggcgaggtttcctGCAGATTGAGAGGGGCCAGGACGGTCGTCCGGTTGATCCTCTCCCACTTGCATATCG atggagggatgacttgagggcatcgatggttgcgcttcacacattgccctggtataggttcgagttggacatgcaccgggagcatgag TTTAtatggatgccctacacggaTGAGATTTTAGCCGACATGCCGCCTGCCTATGCAGACAggagggacctgtgggtagcgcgagtgccactcatatactttcatattattgagtggtatctccccgatcgAGTCATGCGACAGTTCGGGTTTCGACAGGTCATTCTCGCCCCATTTATGACTTCGGGGGTAGATATTATTGGGAACGATCTCCACGGCATGGATGGGCGCggtcgaggggtcacagactGGTCGAGTACACACGCGATATTCGTCACTGCGTGGGAGCATCGACGAGACTACATTGTACGAGGAGTGGCGGAGCACAGTCCGATGcgtctagatgacccatacttcacttggtataggttTATCACACGCCGCTTCGTCGATAGGACCGcagctgtatatttgagcctc gctgacatagtcattgaggcagaccAGATCTCATAG